The following coding sequences are from one Acipenser ruthenus chromosome 7, fAciRut3.2 maternal haplotype, whole genome shotgun sequence window:
- the LOC117414804 gene encoding metastasis-associated protein MTA1-like, whose protein sequence is MAANMYRVGDYVYFENSSSNPYLVRRIEELNKTANGNVEAKVVCFYRRRDIPSNLIALADKHSKELEEEIEGESLQQLTEKQIHQLRHRELFLSRQLESLPATHIRGKCCVTLLNETEALFSYLDKEDSFFYCLVYDPQQKTLLADKGEIRIGPRFQADITDLMKEDETDDRDQTELETKIWEPESPLTDEQIDQFLVIARSVGTFARALDCSSSIRQPSLHMSAAAASRDITLFHAMDTLHRCSYDMSCAITALVPQGGPVLCRDEMEEWSASEANLFEEALEKYGKDFVDIRQDFLPWKSLTSIVEYYYMWKTTDRYVQQKRLKAAEAESRLKQVYIPNYNKPNPNQIGGNSVKTDLVNGSGSQGQNSSVGRACESCYSTQCSQWYSWGPPSMQCRLCSTCWNYWKKYGGLKMPTRLEGERLGPNRNSMSPFGYWVKNANPKYTLKTKQAFYLQTTTLTKIARQLCLALLQPRRAARRPFVPVNSAEIKAQCSATLPDEAKLLVKMRPMVRKPLETIVKYMELHPYIKPEPVKSTMSLIPHKSSASVAKVVPVINHGSTTILGKRSYEQHNGAEGQCLGNMKKRLLMPSRGLPNHSQVRQLASLNKSYLLNGKSYEKPQRMMKHGSLPPLKDRRMNWIDAPDDVFFMANEDTRKVRKLLASFDVKRAARQPYKQIFIKHIESELDVPAQLRHPVNEEPIIIED, encoded by the exons ATGGCAGCTAACATGTACAGGGTAGGAG ATTATGTTTACTTTGAGAACTCTTCCAGCAACCCATATTTAGTGAGACGAATCGAAGAACTGAATAAG ACTGCAAATGGAAACGTGGAAGCCAAAGTGGTCTGTTTCTACAGGAGACGAGATATCCCTAGCAACCTCATTGCACTGGCTGATAAACACTCAA AGGAGCTGGAAGAGGAGATTGAAGGGGAGAGTTTGCAGCAGCTGACTGAGAAACAGATACATCAGCTGAGGCACAGAGAGCTCTTCCTGTCCAGGCAGCTGGAGTCACTACCAGCCACTCATATACG CGGGAAGTGTTGCGTCACTCTGCTGAATGAAACGGAAGCACTCTTTTCCTACCTAGACAAAGAG GACAGTTTCTTCTACTGCCTGGTCTATGATCCACAACAGAAGACACTGTTGGCGGACAAGGGCGAGATCCGAATTGGGCCGCGATTCCAGGCCGATATCACAGACCTCATGAAAGAAG ATGAAACTGACGATAGGGATCAGACAGAACTGGAAACAAAGATCTGGGAGCCAGAGAGTCCGTTAACTGATGAGCAGATAGACCAGTTCCTGGTTATTGCACG CTCCGTCGGCACCTTTGCCCGCGCACTGGACTGCAGCAGCTCCATCAGACAGCCCAGTCTACACATGAGCGCCGCGGCTGCATCCAGAGACATCACCCTG TTCCATGCCATGGATACCCTGCACCGGTGCAGCTATGACATGTCGTGTGCGATCACTGCCTTGGTGCCTCAGGGGGGTCCGGTGCTGTGCCGGGATGAGATGGAGGAATGGTCCGCCTCCGAGGCAAACCTCTTCGAAGAGGCGCTGGAGAAATACGGCAAGGACTTCGTCGACATTCGACAGGACTTT CTACCTTGGAAATCCTTAACCAGTATTGTGGAATATTACTACATGTGGAAGACCACTGACAGATACGTGCAACAG AAACGTTTAAAAGCGGCCGAAGCAGAAAGCAGACTGAAGCAAGTTTATATCCCAAACTA CAACAAGCCCAACCCGAACCAGATCGGTGGTAACAGTGTGAAGACAGACCTGGTGAATGGGTCAGGGTCTCAGGGTCAGAACAGCAGTGTGGGCCGGGCCTGTGAAAGCTGTTACT CTACCCAGTGCTCTCAGTGGTACTCTTGGGGTCCTCCCAGCATGCAATGCAGGTTGTGTTCCACCTGCTGGAATTACTGGAAGAAGTATGGTGGCCTGAAGATGCCAACAAGACTGGAGGGTGAGAGGCTGGGGCCCAATAGGAACAGCATG AGCCCCTTTGGATACTGGGTAAAGAACGCCAACCCCAAATACACACTGAAGACCAAGCAAGCCTTCTACCTCCAGACCACCACGCTGACCAAAATCGCTCGCCAGCTGTGCCTGGCCCTCCTGCAGCCTCGCCGGGCAGCTCGCAGACCCTTTGTACCGGTCAACAGCGCGGAGATCAAAGCACAGT GCTCGGCAACACTACCAGACGAAGCCAAGCTGTTAGTCAAAATGAGGCCGATGGTGAGGAAGCCCTTGGAAACAATCGTGAAATACATGG AGCTGCACCCATATATCAAGCCAGAGCCGGTCAAATCTACTATGAGCCTGATTCCCCACAAGAGCAGTGCCAGCGTGGCAAAAGTGGTTCCAGTCATCAACCACGGCTCCACCACCATCCTGGGCAAGCGCAGCTACGAGCAGCACAACGGAGCTGAAGGTCAATGTCTTG GAAATATGAAGAAAAGGCTACTGATGCCATCTAGAG GTTTGCCAAACCACAGTCAAGTGCGACAACTT GCCAGCCTCAATAAGAGTTACCTGCTGAATGGAAAGTCCTATGAGAAACCCCAGCGGATGATGAAGCACGGCTCTCTACCGCCGCTCAAGGACCGGAGAATGAACTGGATCGACGCTCCTGATGATGTCTTCTTCATGGCCAATGAAGACACCAG AAAAGTCCGCAAACTCCTGGCTTCCTTCGATGTCAAGAGAGCAGCCAGGCAGCCTTACAAACAAATCTTCATCAAGCACATTGAATCCGAGCTGGATGTCCCAGCACAGCTTCGACACCCGGTCAACGAGGAGCCTATCATCATCGAAGACTAA